A single window of Rubripirellula lacrimiformis DNA harbors:
- a CDS encoding 3-hydroxyacyl-ACP dehydratase FabZ family protein, with product MSSKFIIDLDLLDVNQPIADIEAIRELNPQRHEMEQLTAILYEDTDKKACAALKKITEDEFWCRGHMPGMPLMPGVIMLEAVAQLSSYFTQKHDLLGADMVGFGGVDDVRFRGLVTPGDDLILMVHLLKSRRGRMCIAAFQGVVNGNLVLEGRLRGIPIPISAVEEQLARRNSTSGS from the coding sequence GTGAGCAGCAAATTTATCATCGATCTTGACCTGCTGGACGTCAATCAACCGATCGCAGACATCGAAGCGATCCGAGAATTGAATCCGCAGCGGCACGAGATGGAACAATTGACGGCTATCCTTTACGAGGATACCGATAAGAAGGCCTGCGCGGCTCTCAAGAAGATCACCGAAGACGAATTCTGGTGTCGCGGCCACATGCCCGGCATGCCGCTGATGCCCGGCGTCATCATGTTGGAGGCTGTCGCACAGCTGTCCAGCTATTTCACTCAAAAACACGACCTGCTGGGTGCCGATATGGTCGGCTTTGGCGGCGTCGATGATGTCCGCTTTCGCGGCTTAGTGACCCCCGGTGACGATCTGATCCTGATGGTCCACCTGCTGAAATCTCGGCGTGGCCGCATGTGCATCGCCGCTTTCCAAGGCGTCGTCAACGGCAACCTGGTTCTAGAAGGCCGACTGCGAGGGATTCCGATCCCGATCAGCGCTGTCGAAGAACAATTGGCTCGTCGTAACTCGACATCCGGTTCCTGA
- the tmk gene encoding dTMP kinase yields MTVPILISLDGIDGVGKSTQILRLADHLGRLGHDVLCVRDPGTTDVGTRLRELLLDSDLTMHRRTEAMLFLASRCEMIETVIAPAMAAGKTVISDRFLLSTVVYQSVGGEVSPQQLWDLGRLANGAVAADMTILLDMPAVDSMARIQGPADRMESRGVDYMESVRQAFLDQLPHASGTTAVVDAGQGPDQVADQIQIAMDDFLASRVE; encoded by the coding sequence ATGACAGTCCCCATTCTAATATCGCTTGATGGCATCGACGGAGTCGGCAAATCGACTCAAATCCTTCGCTTGGCCGACCACCTGGGTCGACTCGGCCACGACGTCTTGTGCGTTCGTGATCCGGGCACCACTGATGTGGGCACCCGGCTGCGCGAACTGTTGCTGGACAGCGATTTGACGATGCATCGTCGCACCGAAGCGATGCTGTTCCTGGCCAGTCGCTGCGAGATGATCGAGACGGTGATCGCGCCGGCGATGGCAGCCGGAAAGACAGTGATCTCGGATCGGTTCTTGCTGTCCACAGTTGTCTACCAGAGCGTCGGTGGGGAAGTGTCCCCACAGCAATTGTGGGATCTGGGACGACTGGCCAACGGGGCGGTGGCCGCGGACATGACGATCCTATTGGACATGCCAGCGGTTGATTCGATGGCGCGGATCCAGGGGCCTGCGGACCGGATGGAATCACGCGGGGTGGACTATATGGAATCGGTCCGGCAAGCATTCCTGGACCAATTGCCGCATGCGTCGGGCACCACGGCAGTCGTCGACGCCGGCCAAGGCCCCGATCAAGTGGCTGACCAAATCCAGATCGCCATGGACGATTTTCTGGCGTCCCGCGTCGAATAA
- a CDS encoding sulfatase-like hydrolase/transferase, with the protein MTAPSTHRETRLFCLAVAASITMTMMVGVSAMGLWPQTSAGHITAVAIESIALLMPIAWLGCYGGVWMLRFGALLCGLAPMLWITDTFLWRWTGHHLWSSAMGHVATDLRDGLIGYLSPNIAWGIASLGGWYAAWIALAVWVDRYVAKRVDARWPPRTVGWTAGTATAIAWCVVGIGIPPAELAGRSSPLVSLRIRSIESDAPRRPQTTASNPPTPHLDVPTSDADTQRMSSAIQRREIQQRILSTTSSCTGADCPDVLIIVAESFRPELVSADGTPHLWQLAQQGIWCRQHFSGGNATNHGMFSLVSGLEAIWHSRPVRFTPPLNRLFRLAGYEVGFFAGHDDWRTFRMDGYIDSQHYDRFETQPHDSLASDRQATIRASEFLRRDPQSPRRPRLALLYLYATHATFDSYPEDRHFSPAADDRFPIPYPPRDRLEVWNRYRNAAVTVDRFIGAIATDRVGADECVIVVTGDHGEAFLEDGTIGHGTRLSPQQNMTPAIIRIPTASPRIIDAPTMHADILPTVLQACGITVNNPSAMDGIALQDASNQSLRERVLVTRNYFDDEVAVIQGDASMDTRANVSLTDAKFEGQGNAWSDWLKSRFPK; encoded by the coding sequence ATGACAGCGCCATCCACACACCGCGAGACTCGACTGTTCTGTTTGGCCGTTGCCGCATCCATCACCATGACAATGATGGTGGGTGTATCGGCCATGGGATTGTGGCCCCAGACTTCGGCTGGGCACATCACCGCTGTGGCGATCGAGTCGATCGCCCTGTTGATGCCAATCGCATGGCTCGGCTGCTACGGCGGCGTGTGGATGCTGCGGTTCGGCGCACTGCTCTGCGGCCTAGCGCCGATGCTTTGGATCACCGACACCTTTCTGTGGCGATGGACGGGTCATCATCTATGGTCCAGCGCGATGGGCCACGTGGCGACCGACCTGCGTGACGGGCTGATCGGTTACCTGTCGCCAAACATCGCATGGGGGATCGCTAGCCTGGGCGGTTGGTACGCCGCTTGGATTGCGTTGGCGGTGTGGGTCGATCGATACGTCGCTAAACGCGTCGATGCCAGGTGGCCACCGCGGACGGTTGGCTGGACCGCCGGGACGGCGACGGCGATCGCATGGTGCGTGGTGGGGATCGGAATCCCGCCCGCCGAACTTGCCGGCCGCAGCAGCCCGTTGGTGTCGCTGCGAATCCGCAGCATCGAATCGGATGCTCCGCGGCGACCGCAAACCACCGCCAGCAATCCGCCCACACCCCATCTCGATGTCCCCACATCTGATGCCGACACCCAGCGCATGTCATCCGCCATCCAGCGGCGTGAAATCCAACAGCGGATCCTTTCAACGACATCCAGTTGCACCGGAGCCGACTGTCCCGACGTGTTGATCATCGTGGCCGAATCATTTCGACCCGAACTGGTATCCGCCGATGGCACACCTCACCTTTGGCAGCTGGCACAGCAGGGGATTTGGTGTCGTCAACATTTCAGCGGCGGCAATGCGACCAACCACGGCATGTTCAGCTTGGTCAGCGGGCTGGAGGCGATCTGGCACTCTCGTCCGGTGCGTTTCACCCCGCCACTGAATCGGCTGTTCCGGTTGGCGGGTTACGAAGTCGGTTTCTTTGCCGGACACGATGACTGGCGCACGTTCCGGATGGACGGCTACATCGACAGCCAACACTACGATCGATTCGAAACCCAGCCACACGACTCTTTGGCCTCGGACCGGCAAGCGACGATACGAGCGTCGGAGTTCCTGCGGCGTGACCCACAGTCGCCACGCCGCCCCCGGCTGGCACTGCTGTACCTCTACGCCACGCATGCGACCTTCGACAGCTACCCCGAGGACCGACACTTCTCACCAGCCGCCGACGATCGCTTCCCGATTCCGTACCCACCGCGAGATCGCTTGGAAGTCTGGAATCGCTATCGCAATGCGGCCGTCACCGTCGATCGTTTCATCGGCGCAATCGCGACCGACCGCGTGGGCGCCGACGAGTGCGTGATCGTGGTCACCGGTGACCATGGCGAAGCATTTTTGGAAGACGGCACGATCGGTCACGGCACTCGGCTATCGCCACAGCAGAACATGACGCCCGCCATCATTCGCATCCCCACCGCAAGCCCGCGAATCATCGATGCCCCCACGATGCACGCCGACATCCTGCCCACCGTACTGCAGGCCTGTGGGATCACGGTCAACAACCCGTCTGCGATGGACGGCATCGCCTTGCAAGACGCATCGAACCAATCCCTACGAGAGCGAGTGCTGGTGACACGCAACTATTTCGACGACGAAGTCGCGGTGATCCAAGGCGATGCATCGATGGATACCAGAGCAAACGTATCGTTGACCGACGCCAAGTTCGAAGGCCAGGGCAACGCATGGTCCGACTGGCTAAAGTCGCGCTTCCCAAAATGA
- a CDS encoding HU family DNA-binding protein, with the protein MTKKDIVRTISEEVGLTQQQTKEIVQKTFDAIIESLVREQRIELRNFGVFEVKPRAARKARNPRTGEQVDVPRKHVVTFKPGKSMEAKVRELDAAEARRVADSSTPPADINPTQPKNSSDDSGRSSGPASPPDGPSGRWDND; encoded by the coding sequence GTGACCAAAAAAGACATCGTGCGAACGATCTCGGAAGAGGTTGGGCTGACCCAGCAACAAACGAAGGAAATTGTTCAGAAGACCTTTGACGCGATCATCGAGTCCTTGGTACGAGAGCAACGGATTGAACTGCGTAACTTTGGCGTTTTCGAGGTCAAACCTCGAGCGGCGCGAAAGGCTCGCAACCCCCGAACCGGCGAACAGGTCGATGTGCCACGCAAGCACGTTGTCACGTTCAAGCCGGGCAAATCGATGGAAGCAAAGGTCAGAGAACTAGACGCGGCGGAAGCTCGCCGTGTCGCCGACAGTTCGACGCCCCCGGCTGACATCAACCCAACCCAACCGAAGAATTCATCCGACGATTCGGGTCGCTCAAGCGGCCCGGCGTCGCCTCCCGATGGCCCCAGCGGCCGTTGGGATAATGACTGA
- the rnpA gene encoding ribonuclease P protein component: MTIRYTFGKQQRVRKPAEFTLALRRGSCAADGVLVLFAIQSSEGSPPRLGVTIPKKTGNAVARNRWKRWIRESFRLQQDKLPTGHDFVVRPKKDAKPSWAEIKKSVPRLATKAVKRIGQPK, from the coding sequence ATGACGATTCGCTACACCTTCGGCAAGCAACAGCGAGTGCGAAAGCCGGCCGAATTCACGCTCGCCCTACGGCGTGGTTCATGCGCGGCCGACGGCGTGTTGGTGCTGTTTGCGATTCAGTCGTCCGAAGGTTCCCCGCCGCGTTTGGGAGTCACCATCCCCAAGAAGACAGGCAACGCGGTCGCGCGGAATCGGTGGAAGCGTTGGATCCGCGAATCGTTTCGCCTGCAGCAGGACAAACTGCCGACCGGACATGACTTCGTCGTCCGTCCGAAAAAAGACGCCAAGCCAAGTTGGGCTGAAATCAAAAAGTCCGTCCCGCGATTGGCCACCAAAGCCGTCAAGCGAATCGGCCAACCCAAGTAG
- a CDS encoding DUF2461 domain-containing protein, whose product MTDPILSAKLFKFLRALRRNNNREWFNENKPRYEQDVRQPAIELVRRLEKPLASAAPMLGVIAKGHGGSVMRIYRDTRFSKDKTPYKVNVGISIRHQADSNIHSPGIYLNLAPGDCFLGAGLWQPPSNQLAAIRAAIDESPKDWIRARDQKRFRESFTLVGSSLKTAPRDYPKDHPMIEDLRRKDFMGVAPLTEEQMTGPDAVAAIIDKIKNAKPWMTFLCDAVGVPY is encoded by the coding sequence ATGACCGATCCGATCCTGTCTGCGAAGCTATTCAAGTTTTTGCGTGCCCTGCGTCGCAACAACAATCGCGAGTGGTTCAACGAAAACAAACCTCGCTATGAACAAGACGTTCGCCAGCCGGCGATCGAATTGGTGCGAAGGCTCGAAAAGCCACTGGCGTCGGCCGCCCCAATGCTTGGCGTCATCGCCAAGGGGCATGGCGGATCGGTGATGCGGATCTACCGCGACACACGTTTCAGCAAAGACAAGACGCCCTACAAGGTCAACGTCGGCATCTCGATTCGACACCAAGCCGATTCCAATATTCATTCGCCGGGCATCTATCTGAACCTGGCCCCAGGCGACTGTTTTTTGGGCGCCGGGCTCTGGCAACCACCGTCGAACCAATTGGCTGCGATTCGTGCGGCGATCGACGAATCCCCGAAAGATTGGATCCGCGCACGTGACCAAAAACGATTCCGGGAATCCTTCACCTTGGTCGGTTCCAGCCTGAAAACGGCTCCGCGCGATTACCCCAAAGACCACCCGATGATCGAAGATCTTCGTCGCAAGGATTTCATGGGGGTTGCGCCGTTGACCGAGGAACAGATGACCGGCCCCGATGCGGTCGCGGCCATCATCGACAAGATCAAAAATGCCAAACCATGGATGACGTTCCTGTGTGATGCCGTCGGTGTTCCCTACTGA
- a CDS encoding DUF4272 domain-containing protein — protein MFAAMIVNLYSTLREPPEIEFEHELILHRQFGDAELVTHLGEMMGIACDGGRREMSPPLYGVMRHLERTKHHYRLQVDPDAMDPLAVWGWESNVIVKMSDDSFRDPAGRILVHGDTGEAEGNATVPYPIDAIARSGEVREALAAMGIDTTSELPPVFGEGEVILRPDDEVGWRTLAVFITAVRAESLATGKPISYDQLKAKSPMAFEALSPAERKFMETYPPDEQSIFNFAWRYEALYTLQWALGLHSELTFANEICDVPKVAEIMVSRPDREIVTSARLRPVSQILDALEMNQHLLWIARNATIQQHEVPAGIDGGVLSERQHALNWLVQFGGAVWDDIDTPT, from the coding sequence GTGTTTGCCGCAATGATCGTCAATCTGTACAGCACCCTTCGCGAGCCACCCGAGATCGAATTCGAGCATGAATTGATACTCCATCGCCAATTCGGGGATGCCGAACTGGTGACACATTTGGGCGAAATGATGGGGATCGCGTGTGACGGCGGCCGGCGAGAGATGTCGCCTCCGCTGTACGGCGTGATGCGGCACCTGGAAAGAACCAAACACCACTACCGGCTGCAGGTGGATCCCGACGCGATGGACCCATTGGCCGTTTGGGGCTGGGAATCCAATGTCATCGTGAAGATGTCGGACGATTCGTTTCGCGACCCTGCCGGGCGAATCCTGGTGCACGGCGACACTGGCGAGGCCGAAGGAAACGCGACGGTCCCCTATCCGATTGACGCGATCGCCCGATCCGGCGAGGTCCGCGAGGCGTTGGCGGCGATGGGAATCGACACGACCAGCGAACTTCCGCCCGTCTTTGGCGAAGGCGAAGTGATCCTGCGTCCGGACGACGAGGTCGGATGGCGGACGTTGGCGGTCTTCATCACCGCGGTCCGGGCCGAATCGCTGGCGACGGGAAAACCGATCTCCTACGACCAGCTGAAAGCCAAATCGCCGATGGCATTCGAAGCCCTCAGCCCCGCCGAACGCAAGTTCATGGAAACGTATCCGCCGGACGAACAGTCGATTTTCAACTTCGCCTGGCGATACGAAGCTCTGTACACGCTGCAGTGGGCGCTGGGGCTGCATAGCGAACTAACGTTTGCCAACGAGATCTGCGACGTCCCTAAAGTGGCCGAAATCATGGTGTCACGCCCGGACCGCGAAATCGTCACCTCGGCTCGATTACGCCCGGTCAGCCAGATTCTGGACGCGTTGGAAATGAACCAACACCTGCTGTGGATCGCAAGAAACGCAACGATCCAACAACACGAGGTCCCCGCCGGCATCGACGGGGGCGTGCTGAGCGAGCGTCAACACGCACTGAATTGGCTGGTCCAGTTCGGCGGCGCCGTCTGGGACGATATCGATACACCAACCTAA
- a CDS encoding 50S ribosomal protein bL37 — MAKPKHKLKKANHGQRPANAKARKAKRRKIKT; from the coding sequence ATGGCTAAACCCAAGCATAAGCTTAAGAAAGCTAACCACGGTCAACGCCCGGCCAACGCCAAGGCTCGCAAAGCAAAACGTCGTAAGATCAAGACTTAA
- the speA gene encoding biosynthetic arginine decarboxylase, with protein MSDAAKTEWSVEDTAALYDIARWSDDYFHISDAGTLMVSPGRDPSNSIDVKELVDRLDQRGLDLPILIRFNGILADRLKRMNDCFAAAINEHGYQNGYRCVFPIKVNQQRDVVQQVIAHGRQYGFGVEAGSKPELLAVVAMTDPDMPIICNGFKDDEFIHMALLAQRMGRTVIPVVEKVSELDLILKHAELLGVRPSIGMRVKLATRGTGRWQASGGYRSKFGLTVAEIMAQLDRLNERGMGDCFQLLHFHVGSQIGNIRQLKSAILEASRIYVDLHRRGAGLQYLDVGGGLGVDYDGSQTDTESSMNYTVQEYANDVVYHVQTVCDEASVPHPTLVSESGRSIAAQHSMLVMDVLGVTAQGKVQSEPIELPESYEQPVHDLWMSHISLNASNIQEVFHDAQVSLDLCMNLFSGGYLPLEQRVAAENLYFAICHGIQEIGASLGELPEELRHLDRMLSDIYFANFSLFQSMPDSWAIDQLFPIMPIHRLGERPTRHAVLGDITCDSDGKVDGFICGGKRRRTLMLHEHRTGEPYQLAVMMVGAYQEILGDLHNLFGDTHAVHVDVVDGSVKVQSIVKGDTVQEVLGYVQYEARELIDKLQEAVEDALQRGVLNNEQAGATVSFYEKSLGHYTYLSTRKV; from the coding sequence ATGAGTGATGCCGCCAAGACGGAGTGGTCGGTCGAAGATACCGCCGCACTGTACGATATCGCGCGTTGGAGCGACGACTATTTTCATATCTCGGATGCTGGCACTTTGATGGTGTCGCCCGGTCGCGATCCGTCCAATTCGATCGATGTCAAAGAACTGGTCGATCGGTTGGACCAGCGTGGTCTGGATTTGCCGATTTTGATTCGATTCAACGGTATCTTGGCTGACCGATTGAAGCGGATGAACGATTGTTTTGCTGCTGCGATCAACGAACACGGTTACCAGAACGGATATCGGTGCGTTTTTCCGATCAAGGTCAACCAGCAACGCGACGTCGTTCAGCAGGTGATCGCGCACGGCCGCCAGTACGGATTTGGCGTCGAAGCGGGCAGCAAGCCTGAACTGTTGGCGGTCGTCGCAATGACCGATCCCGACATGCCCATCATCTGCAATGGATTCAAAGATGATGAATTCATCCACATGGCGCTACTGGCCCAGCGGATGGGGCGAACGGTGATTCCGGTGGTCGAAAAGGTCAGCGAACTGGATTTGATCCTCAAGCACGCTGAACTTTTGGGGGTCCGTCCATCGATCGGAATGCGGGTCAAATTGGCGACTCGCGGTACCGGACGCTGGCAAGCCAGTGGTGGTTATCGCAGCAAATTTGGGCTGACGGTCGCCGAGATCATGGCTCAATTGGACCGGCTGAACGAACGTGGCATGGGGGACTGTTTCCAGTTGCTGCATTTTCACGTGGGCAGCCAGATCGGCAATATTCGGCAGTTGAAGTCGGCGATTCTTGAGGCGTCGCGGATTTACGTGGATCTGCATCGCCGCGGCGCGGGGCTTCAATACCTAGATGTCGGCGGCGGCCTGGGCGTCGATTACGACGGATCGCAAACGGACACCGAATCCAGCATGAATTACACGGTGCAGGAATACGCCAACGACGTCGTTTATCACGTCCAAACGGTGTGTGACGAAGCCAGTGTGCCGCACCCTACGTTGGTGTCTGAAAGCGGTCGGTCGATCGCGGCCCAGCACAGCATGTTGGTGATGGATGTGTTGGGCGTGACCGCGCAAGGCAAGGTCCAGAGCGAACCGATCGAATTGCCCGAAAGCTACGAGCAGCCGGTTCACGATTTGTGGATGTCGCACATCAGTTTGAACGCCAGCAATATCCAAGAGGTCTTTCACGACGCACAGGTGTCGCTAGACCTTTGCATGAATCTGTTCAGCGGCGGCTACCTGCCGTTGGAACAGCGTGTGGCTGCCGAAAATCTGTACTTCGCCATCTGCCACGGGATTCAGGAAATCGGTGCTTCGCTGGGCGAATTGCCCGAGGAACTGCGTCACCTGGACCGGATGCTTTCGGATATCTATTTCGCCAACTTCTCGTTGTTTCAGTCGATGCCCGATTCCTGGGCGATCGACCAACTGTTTCCGATCATGCCGATTCACCGCTTGGGTGAACGGCCGACCCGGCACGCCGTTTTGGGGGACATCACCTGTGACAGCGACGGCAAGGTGGACGGTTTCATCTGTGGCGGAAAGCGACGTCGTACGCTGATGCTGCACGAACACCGGACCGGCGAACCCTATCAGTTGGCGGTGATGATGGTCGGCGCCTATCAAGAAATTTTGGGCGACCTGCACAACCTCTTTGGCGATACGCACGCGGTTCACGTCGATGTCGTCGACGGCAGCGTGAAGGTGCAATCGATCGTCAAGGGCGACACGGTGCAAGAAGTGCTCGGGTACGTCCAGTACGAGGCGCGCGAGCTGATCGACAAACTGCAGGAGGCCGTCGAAGACGCGCTGCAGCGAGGCGTCCTGAATAATGAACAGGCCGGCGCAACAGTGTCGTTTTACGAGAAATCGCTAGGCCACTACACCTATCTGTCCACGCGGAAGGTTTAG